A single Nostoc sp. PCC 7107 DNA region contains:
- the pstB gene encoding phosphate ABC transporter ATP-binding protein PstB, which translates to MLKNFTATNTITVNDTQTVLRTENLNVYYGKFLALRNIWLNIPKNQVTAFIGPSGCGKSTLLRCYNRLNDLIESFRSEGKVYFYDQNLYAPEVDAIEVRRRIGMVFQKANPFPKSIYDNVAFGARVCGYKDNMDELVERSLRQSALWDEVKDKLRQNGLALSGGQQQRLCIARAIAGQPEVILMDEPCSSLDPLSTLRVEELIHELKEQYTIVIVTHNMQQAARISDKTAFFNVSATETGDRTGYLVEYDSTQVIFNNPKQKDTKDYVSGRFG; encoded by the coding sequence ATGCTAAAAAATTTTACGGCTACTAACACTATCACAGTAAATGATACTCAAACCGTTTTACGCACAGAAAACCTTAACGTTTACTACGGGAAGTTTCTAGCGTTGCGGAATATTTGGCTAAATATTCCCAAAAATCAGGTTACAGCTTTTATCGGCCCTTCTGGTTGTGGTAAAAGTACATTACTGCGATGCTATAACCGTCTCAACGACCTCATTGAGTCATTTCGATCTGAAGGTAAAGTTTATTTTTACGATCAAAATTTGTATGCACCGGAAGTTGATGCTATAGAGGTGCGTCGTCGGATTGGGATGGTGTTTCAAAAAGCAAACCCGTTTCCCAAATCTATTTATGACAATGTTGCTTTTGGAGCCAGAGTCTGCGGCTACAAAGATAACATGGATGAATTGGTAGAACGGAGTCTACGGCAATCAGCCTTATGGGATGAAGTCAAAGACAAACTGCGACAAAATGGTTTAGCTTTATCTGGTGGTCAACAACAACGTTTGTGTATTGCACGAGCGATCGCTGGGCAACCGGAAGTTATACTTATGGATGAACCTTGTTCCTCCCTCGATCCCCTATCTACTTTACGGGTTGAAGAACTGATTCACGAACTCAAAGAGCAATATACCATTGTCATTGTTACTCACAACATGCAACAAGCGGCACGAATATCTGATAAAACAGCTTTTTTCAATGTTAGCGCCACAGAAACAGGCGATCGTACTGGCTATTTGGTAGAATACGACTCAACACAAGTTATTTTCAATAACCCTAAGCAGAAAGATACAAAAGATTACGTCAGCGGTCGATTTGGTTAA